From Sphingobacteriales bacterium:
TTTAATATAGCCGCTTATAAGCTTCATAGCTTTTTTGAAGAAGAAGAGTTAGACTACAACGACCAAACCATTATCCGGAGAGAAATTACCCCATCCGGAAAATCGAGGGTTTTTATTAACGATACACCTGCCAATTTGGTTTCACTCAAAAAATTATGCGATAAATTAGTCAATTTACACGCACAACACCAAACCTTACACTTGTACGATGCCAATTATCAACTATTTTTGATTGATATTATGGCAAACCATCAGCCTTTACTGCAAACTTATAAAACGCTTTTTAACGAATGGCAAGCAAATAAGCGCAATTTATCCGGATTAAAAAACGAAAGTAGCCGCTTGCAAAAAGAGCTGGACTATCTTAATTTTCAACTCGAAGAATTTGAAAAAGCTAATTTTACCAATCCGGAGGAACAAACGCTTGCAGAGCAAGAATTGGCGCAGCTAAATAACGCCGAAAATATTCAAAGGGTATTGTTAGAGGCAATAAATTTATTAGAAAATAACGAAGAATTAGCCATCATCCGGATTTTAAGCCAACTGCGCAGTAGCTTTTCAGGCCTAACAAAATTCGGAAAGTCTTACGCCGAAATTCAACAACGCCTTGAAAATACTATTTATGAATTGCGCGACTTAAACAGCGAAATCAGTAACTTAGAAAACGCAGTTTTACACGACCCTCAACGTGCCGAAGAGCTTACCCAGCGTTTAAATACTATTTACCGACTACAAAAAAAACACGGCGTAAACACATTGGCCGATTTAATGGCTATCGAAGTTGGCTTGGCTGCACAAAAACTTACTGCCAGCAATGTCGAGCAAAATATTGCCCAATTAGAGCAAACTATTGCTGCCAACCATAAAAAAGTTTTAGAAACAGCACAGCTAATATCGAAACAACGGCAAGCCCAAATTCCCATTTTACAAAATCATATTAGCCAAATGTTAGCCCGTGTTGGTATGCCCGATGCGCAATTGCTTGCACAGCTTACCGCCAACGAAAACCATCCTACGGCTAATGGTATTGACGAGGTTGATTTGCTTTTTGCCGCCAATAAAGGCAGCGCACCCAACGAGTTGCGCAAAGTGGCATCGGGCGGCGAGCTTTCACGGTTAATGCTTTGCCTTCAAACGCTTATTGCCAAGCATACAGCGTTGCCAACTTTAATATTTGATGAAATAGACACGGGTATTTCGGGCGAGGTAGCATTAAAAGTTGGGCGGGTTATGCACGAGTTAGGCATGCAGCACCAAGTTTTATGTATTACCCATTTGCCCCAAATTGCCAGTATGGGGCAGGCACATTTATTAGTGCACAAAGAAGTTATAAACAACCGCACTTACACCCGTATGCGACCTATAAAAGGTGAGGATCGCATTATTGAAATTGCCAAAATGTTAAGCGGCGACCCACCCCCCGAAAGCGCAAAAGAAAACGCCAAAGCCTTGTTGCAAAATGGACTATTAACAAAGGACAATTAATAATTTGTTTGTGGCAATTCTGATATATGGTCTTTAGTTGTAATTATAGCTTATTTTAAAAAGCATAACTTAGAAAGTAATTGCCTCAATTTTTGATAATCATCGTTGGTGAGTTGTTTTTTGTACAAGGCTTCTAACTCTACAACTGCTATATCTGCTGCCATTACCGCTTGTTTTCCTTTTGTGGTTAATGTTACCAAATAAGCGCGTTTGTCTGTGTGGTGGTTAATTTTTTTAACGTAGCCCAACTCTTCAACTTCTTTTATCAATTGGCTCATAAACTGCTTGCTTACCTTTGCTCTTTTTGCAAGTTCAACCAACAAACTTCCTTTTTCTCTATCAATAAAGGCAAAAACTTTACCGTGAACGGGTCTTATATCTTTATATCCAGAATTATGTAGTCCCTCAATCAACTTATCTTGCCCAAGAGAGAAAGCAATTTGGAGTAATGCTAATGTATTTGTGTTCATAATTTTTTGCAAATATAGTAAACTTGCCTTACTTTTGTGGTCAAGTTACTTGACTAAATTAAATTAAATTAAATTAAATCAAATGCAACCAATCACAAAATCAGAACGCATCATACTTATTGATGCCTTAAGAGGATTTGCCTTATTAGGTATTTTAATAGTAAACTGGATGATTATATCATGGCCACAAATATGGGCCGATATGCTTAAAGTGGAAATATGGTCTTCTACTTTAGACAAAGGAGTTCTTTGGGTCATACATTTTTTATTTGAGTTTAAGAGACTGTCTAAAAATTAAAAATTGGCATGCCAGTCCTAAAAATTGATAGGAAAAAAGTTATTAAAAGAGATGTGAATAAAAGACTATCAGTTTGACGTTTAAATAATAATTCATAGCTTTATGAAAATCAAACACATAAAGTAAAATGAAAACCTACCCAAGCAGTCTCACCGATAGTCAAT
This genomic window contains:
- a CDS encoding DNA repair protein RecN; protein product: FNIAAYKLHSFFEEEELDYNDQTIIRREITPSGKSRVFINDTPANLVSLKKLCDKLVNLHAQHQTLHLYDANYQLFLIDIMANHQPLLQTYKTLFNEWQANKRNLSGLKNESSRLQKELDYLNFQLEEFEKANFTNPEEQTLAEQELAQLNNAENIQRVLLEAINLLENNEELAIIRILSQLRSSFSGLTKFGKSYAEIQQRLENTIYELRDLNSEISNLENAVLHDPQRAEELTQRLNTIYRLQKKHGVNTLADLMAIEVGLAAQKLTASNVEQNIAQLEQTIAANHKKVLETAQLISKQRQAQIPILQNHISQMLARVGMPDAQLLAQLTANENHPTANGIDEVDLLFAANKGSAPNELRKVASGGELSRLMLCLQTLIAKHTALPTLIFDEIDTGISGEVALKVGRVMHELGMQHQVLCITHLPQIASMGQAHLLVHKEVINNRTYTRMRPIKGEDRIIEIAKMLSGDPPPESAKENAKALLQNGLLTKDN
- a CDS encoding winged helix-turn-helix transcriptional regulator, encoding MNTNTLALLQIAFSLGQDKLIEGLHNSGYKDIRPVHGKVFAFIDREKGSLLVELAKRAKVSKQFMSQLIKEVEELGYVKKINHHTDKRAYLVTLTTKGKQAVMAADIAVVELEALYKKQLTNDDYQKLRQLLSKLCFLK